TTCAAGTGTTTGTATGGGTTTGGGTTTGGGGGGAGACTAGAGGGGCGTATCACACGTGGTGAATGCTCGGTAACTCATTGAAGTCCAGAAGTTACTCAACACTCGTGAACTCAGACTTTGGATTGAACAAACTGTGAAGTGACCTcgagcatggtgtgtgtgtgctggggagagcgtgtgtgtgtgtgtgtgtgtgggtgtgtgtgtgtgtgtgtgtgggtgtgtgtgcgtgcacgctggggggagagggatgttTGTCCTTGCCCgttaacaaaaacatttttagtCGTCGTTCTAAGTTCCATCCTCTattgtgacatcacatcctCTGTTCTTCCTCTTGCCGCGTTCGCAGGACGACTCGAAACCCCCCTACTCGTACGCCCAGCTGATAGTCCAGGCCATCACCATGGCGCCCGACAAGCAGCTCACGCTCAACGGAATCTACACCCACATCACCAAGAACTACCCCTACTACAGGACAGCAGACAAGGGCTGGCAGGTCAGCGTCTCCTCGCCTCTGCTGGGTCCTATCCATCTGTGACCTCAGTCAATTGACATATGCAATGCCTTGGAATCTCTGTCAATAAGCGCCTGTTCTTTCATCTTAGGTTCTAGATcctataaatgtgtgtgtgtgttctgagaacACCGGCCCCTCACCCTCTGACTGTGGTCGTTCCAGAACTCGATCCGGCACAACTTGTCCCTGAACCGCTACTTCATCAAGGTGGCGCGTTCCCAGGAGGAGCCTGGGAAAGGGAGTTTCTGGAGGATCGACCCGTCGTCCGAGGGCAAGCTGATAGAGCAGGCCTTCAGGAAGCGAAGGCCCAGGGGCGTGCCTTGCTTCCGGACCCCGCTGGGACCCCTGTCCTCCAGGTACAAGCCCCCAactcagcccctctctcctccaggtacCATCTCCCAACCCAACCGCCCTCCGCCAGGTACAAACCCCCAACCCCTCTTTCACATAACAGTAACCGGTGCAGAATTGTGGAGGATAGAAAGGTTATTAGGTGAGACACTCGTTGTCAATACGATGCAAAATCTGTAGTAAACCACtactgccccctagtggacTGGGCTTGGTACTGTCTGAAATGGCACATGATAaatatttactcatttagcagacgctcttatccagagcgatttacagtaagtaaagggacattcccccccgtgGCAGGTAGGGtaaagtgtcttgcccaaggacacaacgtcatttgacccGACCtcgaattgaaccggcaacctcccgattaatagcccgattccctaaccgctttaAGGTTATATTGTTCCcgatcaaacacacacccacacaaccaaACTTGCCATCTAACTATCTATGAAGTCATATATCTACAGTATGTCTTCACCCATCCCATTCTAAAACCCTGCgtgttctctccctgtccctccctccctctcaacaGGAGCGCCCCCGCCTCCCCCAACCACTCGGGGGTGCTGTCGGCCCACTCCAGCGGGGTCCAGACCCCCGACAGCCTGTCCCGAGAGGGCTCCCCCGTCCCCATGGAGCCCGAGGCCAGCCCGGCCCCCACGCCGCCCGCCGCGCTCCAGCCCAAACTGGCCGTCATCCAGGAGGCCCGCTTCGCTCACAGTGCCCCCGGTGAGCTGAACAGATACAGGCAGACGGACACAAGAGACACACGACTATTCGACGTGCAGACTTTGTGAAAAATCGAATACATTTGTTCTATTTAATGTGATGGTTAAATGTTAATAGTTTGACAGTGTCCACACAGTACGTTTTGAGCTTGCTCAACTTTATCACCCGCTGTGTTATCACTAGAGGCAACAATCCTGATTCCGGCTTGACCTTTCACCCTGTCTCTGATAGGCTCCCCCCTGAACAGCCAACCGGTGCTGATCGCCGTGCAGCGTCAGATGCCCCAGACCACCATGAAGCCTGTGACCTTCGCCATGGCGACCACCGCCATGGTAACCACTGCCGTCAACTCCGCCCCCGTCATGCAGACGGTGCACGTCCTCCACCAGATCCCGgctgtcaccatggcaacagtgaCCACGGGGCAACAGGCCTCCGTTGCCACGGTGAAGACGGAACCTCACGAGAACGGGGGCGTGGACCACCAGGAGGTCAAGGGTGAGAGCTGGGATTTCACTTGCGGCGTCACTGCCCACATTGTTTACCAAGCACAACTTggtgttaacgtgtgtgtgttttgtgttcccTGCTCACAGTTAAAGTGGAGCCAGTCCCAGCTATCACCACGCCCTCCATGGGCGGGGCTAGTCGCATCATCCAGACGTCTCAGGCCACGCCCCTAACAACGGTGACCCTCGTGCAGCAGGCCCCCCTCGGCCAGCACCAGCTGCCCGTCAAGACCATCACACAGAACGGAACGCACCTGCTGCCCCTCAGCACCGCCGCCAGCACAGGTGAGACGCACCGCATAGTCCACAAAGAACGACGTCAACAAGGTGTGCGTAAGCCTTTGTACAATACTGTGTATACAGCATATAACTATAGCTGTGAccctgtgtgccccccccccccctcccctcagcggTGGCGAGCTCCCTGCACCTGCTGGCCACCCACGCCTCGGCCTCCGCCTCGCTCCCCACCAAGAGGCAGAACGGAGACCAGCAGGAGCTCCCTGAGCCCAAGAGGATCAAGcttgtgggggagggggccggCGGGGGCCCCGCTgtcgtcaacaacaacaacaacacagggagggagggagaggtcgcGCTCAGTCAGCAGGACAACTAGGGCGGTCTCCAcagcctgacctctgaccccccccccctgctcctctgtaCCGAGAGCCAGATCAATCCATAATTCcgccccgacccccccccccccacctctgccacccccccctcccccgacacGGTCACAGTCTCCTCCAAGGTGCCAAATGGAGGAGAGCTCGAGGGAGGGCAGAACGCGTGAACGCCCcccgggggaggagagagagagagaggggggggggggggacgcgcGATGCAAGAACTAAAGACCAAAacgagaagcaaaaaaaaacggACGGTCGACGAAACAGGAAAAAGCGCTTATGACCGTCAACCCCGACTGGAGACTGGAACGCAGAAGCCGACAAGCACAGGGAAGCCTTTCGCAGAAGTAACATCATCAAGAAACGAAACaatacagacaaaaaaaagtgACTGATGAAACGTGCCCGTTGGagatcgacccccccccccccccccccccccaagatgAACGCCCCCCAGTTTTGCCAAGCTTTCTCCCAGCTTCTCTCCACCACcccagtgcatgctgggatggTGGAGAGGAGCCCCTGCTTATTGGACAGCTCCTCTGTCCGTTTTTACTCtggacctgcccccccccctccttgaaAGAGAAGGAACCAGTGGTGTCTTGGCAGCATGACAGAAAAGCGCTTAGTGTGATATGGATGgacggaaagagaaagagagagagagaaaacaaactaGTGTGAAAACAGTAGTGTCATCCTTCaaagggaagtgtgtgtgtgtgtgttcattcattCCCTGAATCTGGCAGCTAGCCTCCTAATACAGTTGTGAGTAGATATGCAGTATTCTGCTGTGTGTATCTTGGACCTTATTTTGAGTGTTTCTCTATTTCCCAAGGCAAAGACATCTAATAATAACTAAGAAAAACTAAAAATGCTATAAGTGGGGTCACAAACATTCAACGTCACCTGATATTTTGGAATCTTCTTATTTTGTACGTGGACTCATTGTTCATTGAAATGAATGTAGTCTTTTTTTCCCTGAAGAAAACACTATCTATGGagtggatttttttgttgttttgtttctgttcaGTCAGCCAAGAGACATTTCTTTATCACTGTAAATCTGCAGATTTGTCATATTTTAACAAATATCCTATGAGATAAAAAGTATATTTCCATGCGTATTTGACCATATGCTTCATCAAGCCTGCATGCTACCAATTTAGAGACATTTTACATGAACAGATAACTGGATATGAAACTGAAGAAAAATTAGACTGAATCTATGCTATATGATTCGGGACAGTGCTGCACTTAATCTATTCACTTATCATTTATCTTTCCCTTCTATGTTTTCCTTGTCA
This DNA window, taken from Hypomesus transpacificus isolate Combined female chromosome 13, fHypTra1, whole genome shotgun sequence, encodes the following:
- the LOC124475442 gene encoding forkhead box protein K2-like, which translates into the protein MAVISGMSGSAVARLEGREFEYLMKKRSVTIGRNSSQGSVDVSMGHSSFISRRHLEIFTAGEDGTGSGDFYLRCLGKNGVFVDGVFQRRGAPPLQLPRMCCFRFPSTNIKITFTALSSDKKEGRNVPESPVKPVQPQISPLTINIPDNIAHLMSPLPSPTGTISAANSCPSSPRGAGLSSYRMGRVLTSDLIGDNSQSENDKDASGGDSPKDDSKPPYSYAQLIVQAITMAPDKQLTLNGIYTHITKNYPYYRTADKGWQNSIRHNLSLNRYFIKVARSQEEPGKGSFWRIDPSSEGKLIEQAFRKRRPRGVPCFRTPLGPLSSRSAPASPNHSGVLSAHSSGVQTPDSLSREGSPVPMEPEASPAPTPPAALQPKLAVIQEARFAHSAPGSPLNSQPVLIAVQRQMPQTTMKPVTFAMATTAMVTTAVNSAPVMQTVHVLHQIPAVTMATVTTGQQASVATVKTEPHENGGVDHQEVKVKVEPVPAITTPSMGGASRIIQTSQATPLTTVTLVQQAPLGQHQLPVKTITQNGTHLLPLSTAASTAVASSLHLLATHASASASLPTKRQNGDQQELPEPKRIKLVGEGAGGGPAVVNNNNNTGREGEVALSQQDN